A window of Juglans regia cultivar Chandler chromosome 7, Walnut 2.0, whole genome shotgun sequence contains these coding sequences:
- the LOC109020777 gene encoding E3 ubiquitin-protein ligase RHA1B-like, with protein MGFPAGYSEVFLPNIFLQALSLLGFIRNLIFSLFHFLGLSDFLETDAIWPDDATRMPEHKPKHMSALLIQEFLPVMKFQDLAESAGPGDLPESCAVCLYEFEGGEDIRRLRNCGHIFHRTCLDRWMDHDQKTCPLCRTQFVPEEMNDELINQRLWAASGVPDPYSEYSHDTVRFEGFLYGGGH; from the coding sequence ATGGGCTTCCCAGCCGGGTACAGTGAGGTTTTCTTACCAAACATCTTTCTCCAGGCACTTTCCCTTCTGGGTTTCATAAGAAATCTTATTTTCTCGCTCTTTCACTTCTTGGGTCTCTCGGACTTCCTCGAAACCGACGCAATTTGGCCGGACGACGCGACCCGGATGCCCGAACACAAACCCAAACATATGTCCGCGCTCCTGATCCAGGAATTTCTGCCCGTGATGAAGTTCCAGGACCTCGCGGAGTCTGCCGGTCCCGGGGACCTGCCGGAAAGCTGTGCGGTTTGTCTGTACGAGTTCGAGGGAGGGGAAGATATCAGACGGTTGAGGAATTGCGGGCACATTTTCCACCGGACTTGTCTGGACCGATGGATGGACCATGATCAGAAAACCTGTCCTCTGTGTAGGACCCAGTTTGTGCCTGAGGAGATGAACGATGAGTTAATCAATCAACGGCTTTGGGCTGCTTCCGGTGTGCCTGATCCTTACAGTGAGTACAGTCATGATACAGTCCGGTTCGAGGGTTTCTTGTACGGTGGGGGTCATTGA
- the LOC109020603 gene encoding neurogenic locus notch homolog protein 1-like, producing MYIGIELLQIVILSLFLGSFTVNSLPCEDSRCKTGICNNTGACLCNFPDPSTILDGDRTFLGGKFCEEEMTMCDGSNSYWCENGGNCEEIVQGENYTCKCFPGFTGEHCEHSGAPCGQIFCFHEAECLVEAEGDVCQCPPDWKGSTDCSLTTKTLTDNSTDSKAPRFPGEKISSNSTNWTVVVLAISCSAGAVAGAAIYAKKLSSRKEIIQKARFQKLSQMQTQGILDDDDDNDNDSIGPDVTHNDRSHL from the exons ATGTACATTGGAATAGAACTTCTGCAGATCGTTATACTCTCACTGTTTCTTGGATCATTCACTGTGAATTCATTGCCATGCGAGGACAGTCGATGCAAAACCGGGATATGCAACAATACTGGAGCTTGCCTTTGCAATTTTCCGGATCCTTCCACCATCTTAGACGGTGACCGTACCTTCCTCGG GGGTAAGTTTTGTGAGGAGGAAATGACAATGTGTGATGGGTCGAATTCATATTGGTGTGAAAATGGGGGGAATTGCGAGGAAATTGTGCAGGGTGAGAATTATACCTGCAAATGTTTTCCTGGGTTTACTGGAGAGCATTGTGAGCATTCTGGGGCACCTTGTGGtcagattttttgttttcatgagGCTGAATGCTTGGTTGAAGCAGAAGGTGATGTTTGCCAGTGCCCTCCTGATTGGAAAGGAAGTACTGATTGCTCTCTCACTACCAAAACCCTAACAG ATAATTCTACAGATTCGAAAGCACCCAGATTTCCAGGGGAAAAGATCAGCAGCAATAGTACAAAT TGGACAGTGGTGGTGTTGGCCATTTCATGTTCAGCAGGAGCAGTTGCAGGGGCTGCTATTTATGCAAAGAAATTAAGCAGTAGGAAAGAGATCATACAGAAAGCAAGATTCCAGAAACTATCACAAATGCAGACTCAAGGCATATTGGATGACGATGACGATAATGATAATGATTCAATTGGCCCTGATGTGACTCACAATGATCGTTCACACCTTTAA